The window atttattttcactctgCTACAACGACTTCAGCGTTATACAATTTCAGCACAGCGGGTGAGCTCTCTTTCGCTAAAAACCGTTTTTGCACACAAGCCatggtattgaaaaattcgagcTAAGTATTTTCTCGACGCCTTCTTCGCGTTGTTGCAGATAGATATCGCATATCGATActtctcctttttctcacCTCAAAACCGTTAGTTGTCCAGTTTGACCGAAAAGAGTAcagattttcacatttcccaATTATCGCGTCTTAATTCATGATTTGTCTCTAAAGTTTCACTCCCATTCAAAAATGAATCACCGAACCGAGTGACTGAGAGATAACGATCGTTTAAATGCTCATTGCGTTCGAACTAATGGGAAttttgctttgaaattttgaccacATATTCTTGAATAGTTATACTAACGATttgtgcaataaaaaaaaagacgattttTCGATCGGTCTAAACTGGTTTCCCCCCTTAATCTTTTCCACGCCGCTACGCATCGCACCTTGAAAATTTACGTATAGTAGTTATACGTATTGCAATACCACGTGTACTACATGCTTTGTGTAAATATGTAAACGAAATTCTTACGGGGACTAATATGTTGCACAATATGGGTCACACGGTACATTTGATGCTCTCAGATAAACTGAAACGATTTTAATACACAGCAAGAACTCAAACACCGAATATTCACTGATAAAAACTGTTTCATCTGTGCCATGCCGCTTGTGTATAACACGATATtaaatattcgtttttttaccTACCTTGTTTGAATCGAAGCGTGAGATTTTTATGGGACACATTACtaagtttaacaatttttatcaaattaccGACGTCATCGGAAGCGATTAAACGATTAATTGAAAcactgtataaataataacgatagGTTCtatctttttaatttttttttacctggtTCTCTGACATATCCCGCTTGGTGCAGACCTGAAATTAGTACATCaagattattaatatttatgcccaagatggttaaaaaaaaaaaaaaaaaatactgataGTCAGAAAAAATCGTagtaaatgtttttttttctcgtcccGGTGAATAGAttctatgaaaatatttgcacaATTGTAGAATAGTAACCTAGCGGAGTAGCTGTACAACGGAGTGCGTGACACGTAGGACTATTCATAGCGCAAATATGTCACACACCATTTACACGAAATGACTGTTGTATGTACGTAAATACTCGTAGAGTATATATACGCTTGttataattcaaattacaaaattttcgccgtGTCTCGGTTCAGCTTTCTGCATATATTTGTGCGTCATTGAAAAGCGCGAACAGCTCGCATCGTTTTATGAATCATATTTCCTCGGCACGTGTTTGTCTTGTGACGACAATTTTCGACAGAAGGAGGATGCTGTGGAAAATCGGGAGTGATTCTATGTTCACGTATTTAAAAGCGACCGGGAGCtttttgcaatgaaatttcgtCTACGGAAGATCCGAGAATAAGAGTATAAACATCAGGTTGACAGGTCAAACGGAACGGCGGCATGCACATCTGCCAGACCTTGGACGAGTTCTAAATTCTCTCTGTTGTACAAGTAAAGTTAGGCGGGTGACATAACGCTTGGGAATTAAACCGCGGTGGAGTATTTAAATTTAAGATAAGCGCGCTCGCTCGCCGTTCTGCTTGCAGCAATTGCAGCAACGTGTGTAAGTAATCGGGCGATATTGTTCGCAGGAAATTTGAAACCTCTTAAaggtgtaaaatatttatctctGTTAAAAATATCCCCAACACGTGAAAAAGCGAGTCAATGTATCGAACGGGAATTTTTAacgtcaaattttatttcctcaGTTCCGTCGGTGCGTGATTCGAtaaattcgattttatttattgaccGAGACGATAATGCGAGCGAAAATATTCACCTGGAATATCAGCTGTTGGAACTGGTTGTAAGCCGGAATTTGCGTGGTGGAATTATGCCGCAGTTTGCGCGGAACTGACGCGGCTGTGCGAAAATTTACGCACAATACGTGCATGCTACGCAGATTCCTAATCCATCAATGAACGATGATGCGACCGTTTCGGCGAATGAGCCATGAATGAATAGTCCTCGACTATGAGCGTGAGTCGGTGCAGGATGAAACGGGTCTGCGTAAGCGTGtgtaaaagataaaaaaaagaaaaaaatcctgaTCGTTAAGAGAAATAAGAGACATTACAGGCAGGAAAAGTATATTTGCAGACTTTATTTCTGTGCGTACATATAATTCAGTTTCTAATTCTCGAGAGTTGGGTAATCCCTTGGTTATTTTCACGGAAATTAACCTGCTGATGGCGATCGTTTGTCGGCATAGAAAATAGACAACCCGTGAGATGTGAAAACAGTTTTCCTTGGCTGCAGGGGGAATGGAACGATTCTTTGAGGTCACATATTACCATAGCCACATAGcgaagttaatttttcaagtttccgaACTGCGCAGTTTGATCCCGTCTGACCGGGAAGAGATGCATTTTTCACCACGCATAAGCGAAAGCGAAATCTTATAACGTAAACTAACAAAAGTCAAATAAATTCGAAGCCCGCAGGGGATAATTGTTCATATCACGGATGTACGCAGTAGTTTTTAACACGCACTTTCACGTCAAAGCGAAAGGCAACGAATTAGATCAGATATATTTACCCTCCCTGATTTGCAGTTTATTTTTACCACCTTactttcacattttctttttttccttttcatttataaatacaGCTTACAACGATCACATGCACCGCGTTTACTGCAGCTTGCTGAACGCGGTCGGTGGATTCTTGAACAAagataacaagaaaaaaaataaataaataaaaacaaaaaaaaaaaaaaccacaatcGTAAAGAACGAAGAAACTCGCATAATAAGGTCGTGCAATAAAAATGCgcaaaaatatctgaaaacgTGCCAAGGTGCACATTTACTTGTCCGTTGGAGGGAAGGAGGGAAGGGAGAGGCTTTTCTACCTTTTTTCGCAACATCAACGCGAGTCATTTCATCGAGATAATTGAGGCGCGCAATCAGTACGAGTCATGCCTAAAAAAATACTCGTGACGTCCTTGCACGTAGTTGTTGTCCGAACGACTCGAAATACCGCGAATTCGTCACTGCAGaggagtaaaaattttcccaccGCATGCGATTCGCCGGACGATCTGCAGAGGCAGAGAACTTGGCTCGATCTTTGGACGTTCTGTAGTTTTACAGCCTTACTCATTTGAAAATACATCCGTGTTTCAGGACGCGAAGCAGGAACAACGACTTTCCGTTCACGATCTTCATCGGGGCGTTCGTCTTGACGCTTTTCTTCAGCTACGCGCAGGGCATTCCCGATTTTTCCGACCTACCACCAGGGCCGTACTGCGGTGCAACATATCCGGCATTGCGATGCTGCGATGGGCGTAAAGACGTCTGCAGTGCTCCGATTGTCGGGACGTTGTGCTACTGCGACGATTTTTGCGACCGAAATGTAACCTCAGATTGCTGTCCCGATTACTGGTCCCACTGCAAAGGGATGCCTGTAGACATTGGACCACCGAAAAGTATCAAAGGTAAAGAAATGCCGTTGATTGTTAACGGATTCTCATTATTGATAGGGAACGAATTGAATTTAGTTATTTTAAACACACCTTTTCTAAGCAATGACAAATTGCTTTTCGTTACAGCCAGCTGTTTCTACGAGGGGAAATATTACGGTCACGGACACTCGACGAAGGAGAATTGTAACAAATGGTAGGTTGATCGATTGACAATGTTTCAACGTGTCCGCAATTTATCTAATTGACTAATTATATGGTATATAAGGGGAGAGGCGGGCAAAATATGCCCACTAAGGGAGGAATAACGTTAGGCCAATTTCGTcaacgcaatttttttttcgtcggtctaaaaataaatttcaagtgtaatcggcattttttgaaatcccaTTTGATTGTATACGGGGCCCATTTTGTCCGCCTCTTCCCTGTATAGCATCGTGGATAAAGGGAAACACGTGAAATCAATTGATCGctgattttttatcatcttaGCAAATGTTCAGCTTTGGGAAGGAAGCCGGAAATGCTTTGCGAGACGAACCGTTGCTTGGTGGAACCCGACATCATCGATGCTGTGAATTACGATAGTGATCGGTTGGGATGGCGGGCTGAAAACCACTCCGAATTCTGGGGAAGAACCCTCGCCGAGGGTATGAAGTTGAGACTAGGAACATTGAACCCCGCGGAATACGTGAGCGTTATTTATTATCGCGATCATTATTTCGCTccgtttacaatttttccagtaaACTTTTCAAGCACGCGGCTGATTGAgaaatgaagtaaaaatttcatgcaaaTTTCACAGGTGACCAAGATGATCCCGATTCGCGAAGTCTACGACCCCGAGAAGCTTCCCAAATACTTCGATTCCAGAAATAAATGGAGGGGCATGATCAGCGATATCAGAGACCAAGAATGGTGCGGGGCTTCGTGGGCTTTGTCCACCGTCGACGTCGCTTCCGATCGCTACGCCATCATAAGCATGGGACGAGAAGTCGTCGCGCTTTCCGCCCAGCATCTCTTGTCCTGCAACAACCGAGGACAGCAAGGATGCGGAGGCGGCTACCTGGACAGGGCCTGGATTTTCGTTAAGAAAAATGGGTGAGGCTGCCTGAGATCTTCTTTCACTTTTCCGAATCTCTggcgatgagaaaaatttcatctgtcATGTTACCAAAATATCCTACAGAGAAAAATCCGTATCGTTGTAATAACGGGTTGAACATGGTTGAAAGTACAAGTAAATGTGGCACAAGTATCTGTACTCAGTGTAAATATCATATTGCTACTGCAACGTCGAATATGCTGGTTTAATTTGCCACATTTTTACCGTCAAATAAGACCatgtcatcaatttttcattgtgCCAGTATCGAAttatgatgaaatataatacgAGTGACCCTAATCGaaatgaattaataattaacaCAGACCAGATTTTCTGGTTATCAAGCTATAAAACTTATTCTAATTTTTAGTagcaaaaacaatattttttgattatggGAAAATGGTACgacgaaaattataaatcttcTGATTATTAACCTGGATTTTAACTTTCGTTGCAGTCTGGTAGACGAAGATTGTTATCCGTGGACGGGCGTCAACGGAAAATGTAAAATCCCAAAAAGAATAACTCTTGACCAAACTCAGTGCCGAAGGCTGCCCGGCTCGACCAGGAAAGAATTGTACAAAATGGGCCCAGCCTATCGTTTGGGAAATGAAACGGACATCATGCATGAGATGAATAAGTCAGGACCGGTGCAAGGTAAATATATCCTGCAGACAAAAAGTCGGGACTGTGCGTGGAAATACTGTCAAATCCAAAGGGCCCTGTGAACTCGACTTTaactattttcttatttcacagCTACGATGAAAGTCTACCCCGATCTATTCGTCTACAAATCTGGTATATACAGGCATTCCCCGACGGTAGAAGATTCTCGCACAAGCTATCATTCCGTCAGAATAGTCGGTTGGGGCGAAGAAATCGTTTCGTACGGACCACCGGTAAAATACTGGGTAAGTTTTCGAAAACGGGCAATATTAGATACTCTCCTTTatctggtgaaaattttaaaccgaATGGTCAAAAGATTTCAGAATCGGTTTTGTCGTTTTTGAGCTGATAAAGCCACACCTTGTGTATCGAAGGTATAAGACTTACCAGTCTGAATTGGTGCGCTTTTTGAAGGATTGAAACGCGTGTTGTGTTTGAAAATCTGTTCTCTTGAATTTCACGTATCCTTCTTATCGTTTACTCAGGTCGTGGCCAATTCCTGGGGTGAGCATTGGGGTGAAAACGGATTCTTCAGGATTTTACGAGGAGTGAACGAATGTGAGATCGAAACCTTTGTCTTGGCTGCCTGGCCCAAGGCAATACTGTAGATATACGAACGTATTTTCACGTGTTCACATTTTTCTATCTACACACGATGAATATAAGAATCATACAGACAACGTTCACGAATCACCGCTGTATTTATTAGCACACTATGTATACTAATAACTCGACAGTTTCGATTATaataacataatataatactaaacatattgtatgtatacgtgtataagaTATTtcaagtgaagaaaaataactcGTATTGATAACGAACTCTTTactacgttatacgtataatatacatacatatatatacacacataaaattacacgtaaatgtatatttttatgatgacaatattttatcaaaatattataatgACATACGTACCACTTATGTAAACTCTGCCATATTATTCACTAAGATgcacaaattatttaataaaatatcacaTACCTAGGTTATATGTGTTATAACAGTAAGTCTTCGAAACTTTACTATTCTCGATAATTCtagaaatgagaaataacaacatttgatttgataataaagtaatattgcaagaaaaaaaaaagaacgccGTTAGTCAATGAAACTGCAACGATTACACAATTATTCCAAAACTCGTACATTCTAATACAGAGGAAACAGGTGGATAAAAGTAGGATCTTTCTTTCTTGTAGAATTCCTTCACCCGGGTTTGATGAGAAACCGGTGGTTCTAAccatcaaattcaaataaaataatacacatGAATGGCGTTCTATGATTAAACAAGATTCGTTGATGAAGAGAATGTAGAATGCAGACGGGGAGCCCTCGCAGCTTAgccatttcaaatttcccgctGGACGCTTCTCGTTCGGTACGTCATGTGAAGCGTGTGGTTCGCGACTTCGCCGAAAGGTGGAGATGCGATTCGAAATCGACGGCGTTCGTTACCACAGGTGTGTGTGAGTGTCCACTTTGCGTATCTGAACTCGATTTCCGTACTCAATCAGCGCTGCCATCGGCGAAAAACTAGGGAATTTGTTGCGGAACGACCAGCGGCGCATGCGCGGAACACAGGCATGCACGTATGCAATACGCATATGTGTCGTGTAGCGATGAGTAAATAACCTGACGTGCGTAAACTGTTTATGTCGGCCTTCAATTATCACACCCTCGCGTGGTCATGTATGTCAATAATACAAGATACGACCTCGACTGAACAGCATGGAGCTCTGACGGTGAAGGAGGATCAATTTCGCCAGTAAACGAATCGCGCACTCCAGCCGGGCTTAATTAACCACCTCAGAAAATCCAGGTACGTCCAGCGAGCTCGGCGTGCGTAAATATTGCGTACCCGCGATTCGAATCATGCATTCTAACCGCTTCTGTACACGGACCGAACGTCGTCGTTGACAAAGGTAACAAGAAAAACACCGTGGGACGGTGTTTCGTCTTGTCACGCCTCGCACGTTGCCGCAAACACGCGTCGAGTCGTAGGCTTCGATATACTTTCGCCTTTATACCTCTGAGCCCCggtgaatttcaaatatcaatcGAATTTATCGTCACGAGTCTCGCTGAGAGGAGCGCGTCACGCATTGTCCAATTGTTTGAAAGCCGGCAGTTCGTTTTGGAAAGTATATTAACGCGCATCGGTAACCTTGTGGGTGAATTTTGCGTTCCGTTATTTATTTCGTCCGCAGTGAAATAGTTAAGTCATTTTTTCGCACTCGGCTTCGTATCTATACCCGACGCGACAACGGAACGAGTAATATGCCACTGCGAACGAAGCCCATCGATCGCACAGGTAAGATATCTTAATCCAATAACCATTATAATACCTATATCTTTGCAAATACGATTTAGACTAGCAGCCTTTAGGGTTTACGGCGAGGAAAAGGTTTCCTTCCGCTGCATTTCTACCAGCGAATATCCGAGCCTCGTCGTTGTTACGTATCGCGTTGGATCATCCACTTCTCGACTTCTCCAATCGTCCTCTGTCCATCCTAATACATCATATTATACACAACGAGATAAATTGGTAAGCaaacatgtatgtatgcatcTACCTACCTGCTTACGCGCATATTTACAAGCAAACAAACCGACCCTCGCATCCATCGCTCGGTTTTATTCAAGTCCGACGTACTTGCTTACATGCCTACCGCATACATCGACACGTGGGGGTAGTCGGGAACATATTTCGAAGTTATATTCACCCGACCCTGACTAACGGGCTCCATATCCGGGAATACGCCTTCCATGAAATGCTTTCAAATTCAAGCCGTTCTTCGAAGAATTTGGAAAACGAATGCGCACGATTAATCATCTGACTGGAGGTCGGTTCATTGGTGGGTGTAAAGAGATTCAGAGTCTTCGATGGTAAGCTACATATTTGTTTTCGGTTCGTTGGAAGAACTTAAATTTCCGACCTGTAACCAGCTGCGTGTCAACATCGAATGCTCCAAAGCCTAGGCTTATTGTTAGGCTCTTAAGGAGCGTCGATACGAGAGCAAAGAAACGATACCGTTTAGTCAAGCTGTAGGAGGGAAGAATTTAAGAAGAACAAACCTCGACCTTTCcgaaagtataatataatggcATATCGATAAAACAACCGTCGTATCTGCACATCGACAACTGCAGCATTGGCTCGTTgttatacctgtaataaaatgatCAAGCTCCCTAATTCCGTTTGTTCGTGAACGTTCAGACTTGGCAGAGGTCGTTAGAAATAAAAGGTTCGAAGCGTTTGGGAGGTACGGAAAAACACGGGCCCACGATATCGAATCATCCTGCAGCCGGTAGAGTGGCGACCGAATTCGGGGGGAAAAATTCCGCGAGATTCCCTGATTTCTAAAGTCCGTTTTTCAAATCCTGCTTACTGCAAACAAATCAGATGTTGTTATACATCGACCcgcaattatcaaaaaatgttatagttacgtatgtataccaagtaattaattgatttcgaaCATAATTAAATATCGTATGTTCACGCGTCCGCGTCGCAATTATTGAAATTGCGTCTTGCACAACGCGAACTCCTACAATTCTAATCAAAGGATTATAGGTACTTTGTGGGTTGGATATTGATTGCCTCAAAAAATactataaatttaaaaatatattctagaATTAATCGACTTGTTGTAGAGATACAGTTTTCGTTGAGTTACCGGCGGTTTAGTTTAGATGGATGATTATCGAGAATATAGATTTAAAGAAGCGTGTTGGTTATTCCCGAAGCTAAAGATCTTTAGTTTCAAGTTTCAGGACGATGGTGCCAGTCTGTACCACCGAGAAGATCGTTTTAGACGGACGTtagattttcgaaatatttcagttGTGGGCAATAGTCGGAGTGGGAGGAAATTTGGTTTGAGGGCAGGAGACGTAAGTGAGTAAAATGcatggtattttatacttGGTGCAAAGTTTAGAGGAACGCCATGAAAGGTGGGAGAAGGATcaggtaaatttttaaaatcgaacAATAAGCGACCCTTTCACTCCCACGCTGTCCATCTTGGTTGCCGTCCATATCTGTCGACCAACCGAATGTTCTAAAATGGGAAAAGCACGTGTTGGGGAAATTTTTGTGCCTTGATTTATTGTCTATTTCGAAAGTTATTTGCAGCTGCCGGACAGCGCGATACGGATCGACCCGGCTAGGGTTCGGCTAATCCGTCCTtggaattttacaaaattgacCTGGCCATGGTCATTACCGGGTTCGAAGTGCCcgtacttattgttagaatttTACGAACGGTCTAGTCCTAAACTCTAACGCTAGTTTTAGAATGAAACTAATCTGACAAATCTACTCATTTTTACACAACTGCATACGTCGCAACAACGTGAAAGCGATACGATACACACAATATTATGCCTCGTAATAAATACTTGTAAGATATTCAATTAGTCATTTATCCGAACAGTTTaccaataacaataacaagtTTACCGATAAAGTTGGATTGAACCGTAGAGTTACGGATACGTCTGTTCTCTTGGTAGGTGCGTGGACAACTGGTTTTTGGAATTAGAGCTTGGGAGAGGCAAGATTGTGGGAGAAGGTGGAAAGAAACCAGAACAAAACTCGTAAATTGCAGGATGTGGTCGGAAAAATGCAGCTAGGTACTTGGAAGGGAGAGAATAACAGGAAGGATCGGACGTTGAAGGACCTAGCGAAAGTCAGAGAAAAGAGATGTGTGACAGTAGTGGATTTTGCGACGCAACAGCCCCCATTGCACGGCTTCTCTGCAAGTGTACCGTATGTTTCACGCTTTCACTATTGCAGCTTGCGTTTTGCGTGCCTAGGAGACGCGGATTAGCCCAGTCGCTATGTACGAAAAGAACATATGAAATGGCAATTTTCCGAtaccattattttcttttttaaatcgcTGGCCGAGAATCATTGGTGATCTAAATCCAGAATATCGACAGATTATGCAGTAGCTTTTACCGCCGTTTTGAAGTTACGGTTTGAGGGGGTGCTCAAGTCAATTTCGACGTGTCGTATGTACCTCCGAATATcaaagtccacgtatctcagCTGCAAAAAAGGGCTTAACAACTccattctatacgcaattcGAAACAAAAACTTTCCAACACATTTTCGTTTGACGCAGCAATAAAGAAACGAATTTGTATcgcgatttcgtagaatccatgccatttctttatttctgcgtcaaatcaAAATGACTTACATTGATTTTATTCGGAATTTTATATAGAATGGAGCTGTTTGGCCCTTTTTTGTGATTCATATATTCGAAGACACATACGTCAACGTagaaatcgaccagggcacccccttaagttggaaaatatcgatggtagaaaaaaaattttagtaaaaatttctaaacagACGATTACTTATttgacaaaaacaaatttctccATACGTTCAAGATGCCGGAAAAAGCTAATGCAAAATCCGTTCTAAATTCTGTATTTGGACCGATGACCACCCCCGAatggtgcaaaaaaaaaaaaaaaattcatggcattgaaaaattgcaatttcaaGCGTACATTCCGACCGGAGACCGGCAACAAGAATCGTCTCGACGGTCGGCGGTCTTCGCTCTTTTCGCGACGATACGAAATCGGTCGTCTGCGATTTCCCGGATCAGACGAGACTCCCGAGTTCTACTCATCGCGCAGACATTGCAGACGACGCGACGGTATTTTCGCACGCAGGTCTCCTATTCCATCCACCTCCTCGTCCGtcgccccctccccccccccccccccccaagtTTCGTCCTCGTCGAGAACCttccgtcgtcgtcgtcgtcgtcgattcGCCGTCCTTGTTTCGCGCGTATTGATCCGCCCCGAATCCAGTTTACCTCGTCGGAGGTTCTCGCTCTGGGCAAAGGAGAGAGGGATGGTGGGGTTAGGGAAGGGGAGCGAGGGGCAAACCGTAGTGCCGGTTGGACCACGTTGCCAGTCGAGAGAAACTCTTCGTTCGTTCGGCTCCGAAAGTTTCCAAATTGACCGGCTGTCGTTACCCGGCCTCCGCTAGTCGAGTGTTAGATGAATTATTTGGTCTTCCTTGAACCAACCGCACCTCGTTCCAGTCTTGTCGTCATTTGACGAACCTGGTGGtaagttttatcaaaattttacatGGATTCGTATTTCTCTTTTCGTTCTCGATGTTCGAACACGTGGATCATGGATCGTTGTACACGCGGTCGGATAATCAACTTTTAATCCAAATTTGTTCGTGCTTGCGCGTgcatttttcagaaataaaattcacaatcGATGTTCGGACCGGGAACTTTTCAGATATTGTTTTCGTTTGATTACGGTACGTTATACAGAATGCGAATTTGATACGCGGCATACctctaacaataaatattttctaagTGAACGTGATGCAAACTAGTCAGTTTATACGGTAATTGGCAAAGATTGCGACAATTGCTACCGACGATGTTAATTGTCACGATAACGATGTACAGCTTTTGGTTAGCAATCCGTTATTCTTGCAAAGATTATAACCTTCTACTGTAAAAGTGTTCGGCGTACTCGATAAAGATAGTAGACTGGAGTACGtaccgactttttttttacctttcttTTACCTTCTTTTTTAACGAGCTAGTAAATTACGACTTGCACACGGGTAGGTTGTTGAACATTACGCTGTGAATGTTGTACACAACAGCTGAAATAGTACGTTAAACTTTTAATCCGAACTACGTGTCAGGTATGTAATGTGAAAAGCTAAAACTGGAGCAAAGATACCGCGTAATCTTGTATTCTTCATACAGGTACCGTTGTCGAGTGATTCTGTTGCTCAATTTCTTGATTGACGATTGCAGCAACAGCTGCTCGCATCACGTCGGCTTTGATCTCGaatcctttgaaattttcgataaacGAATTGACGGAAAACGTGATGATTATCGTGCGGTTATCATAAATTACAATACTCAAACGCTTACTCCGCTCGCCAAACACAATGTTTCTGATTAGAACTCTGTCTCTCCGCCATCGCGTATCTCGATCtgttataaaaatcaaacgGAAGAACACGGACGACGCACGATCATTTTCACGATTTAATTCGAGCCTGAATCACTATACGCATTGCCGTATGAATCGAGCGACGCTTGTTACattacgttgaaaaattgaataaacaaaaggTTGATAAGGAAATCCACGTGCACTGATAGCGGTGCGCGTGAATCGATCGCGAATTCCATCTCGCGTGTAAACACGGAGGCAAAATTAGTTACGTATCTAAATTGATGCTATAAAATGCCGCGTTGCTTTATCCGGTGAAAAATAGAACGGTTCGTTGTTCCTAAGCTACGGAAGAAGACGAGAACGaggagaacaaaaaaaatgagaatacgTCGACGCGTGTGGATGtgaacgcaaaaaaaaaaaaaaaaaacggagagaGAATATTTGCCAGCTGTTGCTGAGGCGGCGAaaaagaaggaataaaaaagaaaaaaaaaacagttgcAGCCGTGGCAGAGTTTAGAAAGTTGTACgtacgataaaaatatatgcgAAAATCTAATCTAATATCAATTTCTCAATCAATTTTCGAGGTATAAATTGCGGGTATTCTTATTGATATGGAACCGAAGATTGATATTTCTCAAATGATTTATCAAACTTGCAGCAATCCTTTTACaatgaacaataaaaattttcgatatctgTATAATCTATCGTCTTTGGCGAGCATATGATTATCAGTCACATTATGGCATTTGCGGTATTCATGATCCAGTTCGCGTAAGAGTTCAGAAAAACCGCGAGTTTTTAACATCCTATTCGCAATTTCTTACGCATGTCGCGGGCGTTAATTCGGGTTTCTTCCATTCAACGACCTTCTTGCCGTCATTCGTAGCGCGAACTTCACCTCGTAATAGCGTGTAAGATTCGCCACTCGTATCGCCGAGAAGCAATTGGCACATCCACGTGTTGAACATAAATTGTCAAGTTCGCAAGCCACGTGTATCAGCCTGTAAAATGACGTAATACGATCTCGACTGGCAGATATTATACGACTATCGCTGATCGACGAGTGTTGCGGAAACGCAGCTGAAACATGgatgcaaaatttaaattaactAACGAATTTCGAAGCCGTATAACAAGATTACGATCCAATCAATCGCCGCTGCTTTTCACGACCTCGACTGATGGTCAATATCGAGTCtcgattcgaatgaattaccgctagatatatgtataataaaatatttgctcT is drawn from Neodiprion fabricii isolate iyNeoFabr1 chromosome 3, iyNeoFabr1.1, whole genome shotgun sequence and contains these coding sequences:
- the LOC124177101 gene encoding uncharacterized peptidase C1-like protein F26E4.3; protein product: MTRSRNNDFPFTIFIGAFVLTLFFSYAQGIPDFSDLPPGPYCGATYPALRCCDGRKDVCSAPIVGTLCYCDDFCDRNVTSDCCPDYWSHCKGMPVDIGPPKSIKASCFYEGKYYGHGHSTKENCNKCKCSALGRKPEMLCETNRCLVEPDIIDAVNYDSDRLGWRAENHSEFWGRTLAEGMKLRLGTLNPAEYVTKMIPIREVYDPEKLPKYFDSRNKWRGMISDIRDQEWCGASWALSTVDVASDRYAIISMGREVVALSAQHLLSCNNRGQQGCGGGYLDRAWIFVKKNGLVDEDCYPWTGVNGKCKIPKRITLDQTQCRRLPGSTRKELYKMGPAYRLGNETDIMHEMNKSGPVQATMKVYPDLFVYKSGIYRHSPTVEDSRTSYHSVRIVGWGEEIVSYGPPVKYWVVANSWGEHWGENGFFRILRGVNECEIETFVLAAWPKAIL